In the Devosia sp. SL43 genome, one interval contains:
- a CDS encoding LptF/LptG family permease — translation MKRLTAYLARLFVADALILFGVVCFLLWLINCLRAFDVVSVKGQGLLTLATQGLLTIPQLATAFFYVCIGIGLARALQALQANRELHIIHTSYGLGSLWRATAIVAGAGVVGVLLLSNFIEPYANRRLNLLNATVAADLVSSTLKPGRFTQAASGVVLLIGGRSGDGEIQEFFADDRRDPLVRRTYIAETARVSTDGENYVIELRNGSLQNTEPGGRFSEITFGRYDLSVERLSQPIGEPDPTYEKDSATLIAEAWASGNWSSSLMTILTNRAAEGLRMIGICLVVLAMSGFPSGRRSRISVPLEALVLLITFGERGLSAYSPFGPSTGALVMIVVGGVALLIKARPRRLQAAVAP, via the coding sequence ATGAAGCGACTGACTGCCTATCTTGCGCGCCTGTTCGTTGCCGACGCGCTGATCCTGTTCGGCGTGGTCTGCTTCCTGCTGTGGCTGATCAATTGCCTGCGTGCGTTCGACGTGGTTTCGGTAAAGGGCCAGGGGCTGCTGACGCTGGCCACGCAAGGGCTGCTGACGATACCGCAACTGGCAACGGCGTTCTTCTACGTTTGCATCGGCATCGGATTGGCGCGCGCGCTGCAAGCGCTGCAGGCTAACCGGGAACTGCATATCATTCATACCAGCTACGGTCTGGGGTCCCTGTGGCGGGCAACGGCCATCGTGGCCGGGGCCGGCGTAGTGGGTGTGCTGCTGCTATCGAACTTCATCGAACCCTATGCCAATCGCCGATTGAACCTGCTCAACGCGACCGTCGCCGCGGACCTGGTGAGTTCAACTCTCAAGCCGGGGCGCTTCACGCAGGCAGCGTCTGGCGTCGTTCTGCTCATCGGAGGGCGCTCGGGCGATGGGGAAATCCAGGAGTTCTTCGCAGACGACAGGCGCGATCCGCTGGTGCGGCGGACCTATATTGCGGAGACGGCCCGCGTCTCGACAGACGGCGAGAACTACGTCATCGAACTGCGGAACGGGTCGCTGCAGAACACAGAGCCCGGCGGGCGTTTTTCCGAGATCACTTTCGGGAGATACGACCTCAGCGTCGAGCGACTGTCGCAGCCTATTGGCGAGCCTGATCCGACATATGAGAAAGATAGCGCGACGCTAATTGCCGAAGCCTGGGCGAGCGGCAACTGGTCCAGTTCGTTGATGACGATCCTGACCAACCGTGCCGCCGAAGGCTTGCGGATGATCGGCATTTGCCTGGTGGTGCTGGCGATGTCGGGCTTTCCCAGCGGACGGCGATCCCGGATCAGTGTGCCGCTGGAAGCGCTGGTGCTGCTGATCACGTTTGGAGAGCGTGGTTTGAGTGCCTACAGCCCGTTTGGTCCATCGACAGGCGCGCTGGTCATGATCGTGGTTGGCGGCGTTGCGCTCCTGATCAAGGCGCGGCCGCGCCGATTGCAGGCGGCGGTGGCGCCATGA